AACGGCAGGCCCGCCAGCGCCGCCCAGGACACGAACGCCACCCCGCCCGCCAGTGGCACCGGCGGCCGCCACGCCTCGCGCAGCGGCACCGGGCGCCGCCGCTCGCCGGCGGGCTCGTCAGGGGGCATCGGGCTGAGCGCGAGCACCGTCGCGACCGCGGCGATCCCGACGAACGCCCACTGCCAGGCCCCTTCGGCCGCCAGCCCGCCGACCAGTGGCGCCGAGGTCTGGCCGATCGACTGCATCGCGCCGTAGGTGCCCAGCGCCCGGCCCAGCCGCTCCTTCGGCGTCACCGCGGCGAGCTTGGCCAGCAACAGCGGGGTGGTGAAGGCGTTCGCGACGCCCTGCAGTGCGCGGCTCACCTGGAAGGCCCAGAACCAGGGCGCCACCGCCGCGAGCAGCGCAGCCAGCGCGTAGGCGACGTAGGCGGCCCGGATGGTGCGCGCCATCCCCCAGCGCTCGCCGAGGCTGCCGGAGACGAGCATGACGGAGGCGAACGGCAGCAGGAAGGCGGTGAGCGAGCCGGCCGCGACCTCCTGCGGGACGTCGAAGCTCGCGCCCAGCTCCGGCAGCATCGCGGCCACCACACCACCGCCGAACGGACCGAGCAGACCTCCCAGGTACAGCGCGATCCGCGAGTTCACCGCGCGAACCCCGCAGCAGCGCCCCGGCTCCCGCGCATCACCCGAACCTTTCGCCGTGCGAACTACCTGCCCGGGCAGTGGACCACACCGCACCAGCGAAGTCGAGAGGACTCCGTGCCACGTCACGGTCGACCGGGGACCGCCGAGACCTCCACTGAGGACACGACGAGCGGCCCCGCCTCCGGGGGCGGGTCAGCGTCCGACGTCGACGCGGTGGTCGGCGACGAGGTCCCGCGCGCGGGCGAGCACGTCCTCCGGCAGCGCAGCGGGCTCCAGGCCGTAGCGGGCGTCGTAGGCGGCGACCACCTCCGCTTCCAGCTCGTCCAGCTGCAGGCCCGGGGCCTCGTCCACGACCGATCCGACGGAAGCGCCGTCGAAGGGCAGCTCCAGCAGCCGGTAGACCTCGCTGAGCAGCGGGCGCAGCACCTCGGTGTCGTCGAAGACCACCACCGCGCTGAACAGCCACGCACCGCGCACCAGCCGCTGCGCGGTGCCGACCAGCTTCACCTCGCCCCGCGCGTTCACGCTGTGCTCACCGGGGCAGTACTCGCCGGGCACCGCACCGATCTGCGCCTCGACGCCGTGCTTGCGCAGCACGTCGGACCACAGCTCGGCGTAGCCGGTGAACCGCTGCTCCATCCCGGACAGGTACCCGGGGTCCGGGCCGACGTGGTCGACGACCAGGGACCGCCCGGTGTAGGCCACCGCCCGGCCGCCGGGGGCGCGCACGACCGGCGTGAACCCGGCCTCGCGCACGGCCCGGACGGCGTCCGGGAACCCCGGCAGCAGGGTGTCGCGCCGCCCGAACGCCACGACTCCCCCGCCGGGCCGGTAGACCCGCACGGCGGCACCCGCCTCACCGGTGCTGACCCGGCGCAGCATGGCGTGCGCGACGGCGACCTCCTGCGCCTGGTCGGCACCCGCTCCGAGCGCCCCGCGGTAGAGCTCCACGGGCCGATCCTAATCCGTCCCCGACCAGCCGGATCCCACGTCCAGTGTGCGTGGTTCGCCGGGTCTAGGACCCGCCGTAGGTGCCGAACTCGACCCGCCCGGTCGGCTGGTAGGTCTGCAGCGCGAGACCGCCGGGGGTCACCTCGCTGCTGACCAGCCGCAGCCCGACCGGCTCCCCGCCGTCGGGGAACAGCCGCCTGCCCTGTCCCACCACGACGGGCGCGACCACCAGCCTCAGGGTGTCGACCAGCCCTGCCGCCAGCAGGGACCAGACCAGCCGCGCGCTGCCGTGGACCTGCAGCTCCCGACCGGGCCGCTCCTTCAGCTCGGCGACCCGGGCCACGACGTCGCCGACGAGGATCGTGGTGGGTTCCCACTCCGCGGCGCGCAGGCTGTTCGAGGCGACGTACTTGGGCAGGCGGTTCATCGTCGCGGCGAACGGGTCGTCCGGGTCGGTGTGCTGCGGCCAGTCCCGCGCGAAGGCCTCGTAGGTCCGCCGGCCGAACAGGAACGCGTCGGCCCGCTCGTTCCACGCGACCACGCGCTGGACGAACTGCTCGTCCAGGTACGGCACGAACCAGCCGCCACGGGTGAACCCGCCGCTGGTGTCCTCGTCCGGCGCCCCGGGCCCTTGCGTGACCCCGTCCAGGGACAGGAACTCCATCACCGTCAGTTCCACCGTGCACCCTCTCGGTCGATCCACTCGGACGACTGGGTAGACACGGTCGCGCCGCGAAACTCAACGGTCCGCCGCCCGCCACGCCCGGAAACCCGCGTTGCCACCGGCCAGGTGATCGGCGCAGGTGGTCCCGGTCGGCCACCCGCGCCCGCCGCCCACGGTCGTGGACGCGGCCCTCGCCGACCACCCGCGGGTCTGGGCCGCGGCGGGCACGCCCGCACGGTCCCGCCCACCACGGCGGCCGGACTCCGCCGGATCACCGGCGGAACCGAACTGCCGGTGGACTGACCAGCGGGACGCCCCGCCGACTCGTCGTCCACTTCGGACTTCTGGGAGGCACCGGCCCCGGGATCACCAGTGCGGGCTCACAGCGAGGTGGGGAGGGTCGGGTGGCGTTCGACGGCGATCGTGCCCCGGACGATCGCCTCCTTGTACAGCGCCGCCAGGCGGCCGGTGAGGACCGCTCCCCGCGGGCTGTCGTCGGTGTGCACGAACTGGACCAAGCCGTCCGCGCGGCCCAGGCTGATGCACTGGTTGAGGTAGCGGAACCGCAGCGGCCGGGGCTCGCGCCCGGCCAGGCGGTCGGCGATCGCGCGCACCGCGTGCTGGGCGGAGGGGAACCCCGTCGCGCAGGCCATGCGGAGCTCCAGCCCGGTGCGCGTGCGACCGGCCGCGGCGTCACCGACCGCGGTGACCTCCGGGTGGGAGACCGAGCGGAACTCGTCGTCGACGACCACGCGCCCGTCCTCGTCGACCGCCAGGCCCGCGCGCTGGGCCAGGTCCGGCACCCGGAACCCGGTCGCCCACACCACGGTGTCGGCCGCGACGTGCGCGCCGTCGGCCAGCAGCACCCCGTCCGGGCGCACCTCCCGCACGTCCGCGCCTTCCCGGAGCTCGACGCCCAGGCGGGCGAAGGCGCGCCGCAGGTGCTCCCGCCCCCGCTCGGACAGGCCGGCGCCGAGCTCACCCTTGGTGACCAGCCGGACCTTCAGCGCCGGGTTCGACTCGGCCAGCTCCGCCGCGGCCTCGATGCCGGTCAGCCCACCGCCGACGACCGCGACCACCTCCGCGGTGGCGAGGCGCTGGTGCAGGCGCAGGGCGTCGTCGTGGGTGGCGACGCTGAAGGTGTGCTCGGCGCCGCGGACCGTCCGGTCCGCCGCGCTGCCCACCGCGTGGACCAACCGGTCGTAGTGCACCTCGCGGGACGTGCCCGCCAGCCGCACGGTGCGTGCCCCGGGGTCGATCTCGGTGACCCGGTCGACGACCAGCTCCACCCCGCTGCCCCGGAGCAGGTCCGCCAGCGGCAGGTCGCGCAACCGCTGGCCGGCCGCCAGCTGGTGCAGGCGGACCCGCTCCACGAACCGGTCCCGCGGGTTGATCAGCGTCACCCGGGCCGGCGTCCAGCGCGCGGCCAGCTTGGCCGCGACCAGCCCTGCGTAGCCCGCTCCGACGACCACGATCCGTTGCGTCATCGTCCGTCCTCCCTCTCGTCGCGTTGCTGGTCGTGGAGCGGAACGGACCGCCGAAGTGTGACAGCATGTGTCGCACGTCACGGTTCGAGGGAGGGGAGCGTGGCCGAGGAGCGGCTGGCGAAGTACCGGGGGATGCGGGACTTCACCCGCACCGCCGAGCCGCGCGGCGCCGGGACCTCCTCCGGGACGGGCAACCGCTTCGTGGTGCAGCGGCACCGGGCCCGGCGCCGCCACTACGACCTCCGGCTGGAGCTGGACGGGGTGCTGGTCAGCTGGGCGGTGCCCAAGGGCCCGACGCTGGACCCCACGGTGCGCCGGATGGCCGTGCACGTCGAGGACCACCCGCTGGAGTACGCCGACTTCGAGGGCACGATCCCGGCCGGCGAGTACGGCGGCGGGGACGTCATCGTCTGGGACCGCGGCACCTGGACCCCCGGGGAGGAGGACCCGGCCGCCGCGATCGAGGCCGGCACGCTGCACTTCGACCTGCACGGCGAGAAGCTGGCGGGCCGGTTCGTGCTGGTGCGGCGCGGCGAGACCCAGTGGCTGCTGCTGCACAAGAAGGACGAGCACGCCCAGCCCGGCTGGGACCCCGAGCAGCACCCGCGCTCGGTCAAGAGCGGCCGCACCAACGAGGAGGTCGCCGCCGCACCGGAGGCGATGTGGCGCAGCGACCTCCCGCCCGACCAGGCCGAGGTCCCGCTCGGCCGCTGGAGAGCGCCCAGCGACGACGAGATCGCCGCGCTGGACGCGCTCGGCACGAAGGGCCGCTGGCGGGTGGACGGCCGCGACCTGAGGCTGACCAACCTGGACAAGGTGCTGTTCCCGGGCCGCGACGGCGAACCCCCGGTGACCAAGCGCGACCTGGTCCGCTACCACGCGCTGATCGCGCCGGTCATGCTGCCCTACCTGGAGGGCCGACCGCTGAACTCGCACCGCTTCCCGAACGGCGTCGACGAGCCCGGCTTCTGGCACAAGGCGGTGCCGAGCCACGCGCCGGACTGGTTGCAGCGCTGGCGCTACCCCGACGCCGGCCCGGACGACACCCAGTGGTACCTGATCCCGGACAGCGTCGCCGCCCTGGTCTGGCTCGCCAACTTCGCGGCGCTGGAGCTGCACGCCTGGACCTCGCGCGCCGACGACGTGGAGCACCCGACGTGGGCGCTGTTCGACATCGACCCGGGCGAGCGCACCACCTTCGAGGAGGTGCTGGTGCTGGCCCGGCTGCACCGCACCGCGATGGAGCACCTCGGCGTGGAGGCCCGGCCGAAGGTCACCGGCCAGCGCGGCATCCAGATCTGGGTCCCGGTGGAGCCGCGCTACAGCTACGCCGAGACGCGCGCGTGGGTGGAGAAGGTGTCGCGGGCGGTCGGCGCCACGGTGCCGGACCTGGTCAGCTGGGCGTGGTCGAAGTCCGAGCGCCGGGGCCTCGCGCGCTTGGACTACACCCAGAACGTGATCAACAAGACCCTGGTCGCGCCCTACAGCGCCCGCCCGCACCCGGGCGCCCCGGTGTCGGTCCCGCTGGAGTGGGACGAGCTCGACGACCCGGAGCTGGCGCCGGACCGCTGGACGATCCGCACGGTGCTGGACCGCGTGGCGCAGGTCGGTGATCCGTTCGCCCCGCTGCTCGAGGTCCAGCAGCAGCTCCCACCGGTCTGACCGCCCCGCCGCACGGCGGTGACCGGGTCTCGCCGACGGCGGCGGACCCGGTCCGCGCGCGGGAAAAACGGGAACGTGCTTGGGAAAAACGCGTCGTGGTTCCGCGGTGCGCATTCCTTGACCCCGAGCGAGCGACCCGCATATGGTCCAGACCACGGTCCGCCCGGTGCGCACACCGGAGGGCCAACGGTCGTCGGAGTGCCCCTCTCCCCTTCCTCGGCCAGTTCGACCAGCGCCGCGCCCCGGGAACGCCGGTGTCCGGCGGGCGCGGCACCCTCCCCCGAAGGAGCTGAGATGAACACGAAGCCGAAGTTCGCCGCTGCCGCGGTCGGTGCTGCGATCGCACCGTTCCTGGTGGCCATCCCGACCAGCACGGCCAGCGCGCACGGCTACATCGACTCCCCGCCGAGCCGGCAGGCGCAGTGCGCGGCGGAGACCGTGTCCTGCGGCGCGATCAAGTACGAGCCGCAGAGCGTCGAGGGCCCCAAGGGCCTGACCAGCTGCAGCGGCGGCAACGAGGCGTTCGCCGAGCTCGACGACGACAGCAAGGGCTGGGAGGTGACCCCGGTCGGCAACTCGGTGACGTTCAACTGGACGCTCACCGCGGCCCACGCCACCAGCACCTGGGAGTACTTCATCGGCGGCAACCGGGTCGCCGTGTTCGACCAGGGCGGCGAGCAGCCGCCGAACCAGCTGTCGCACACCGTGGACCTCAGCGGTGTCAGCGGCCCGCAGAAGGTCCTGGCGGTGTGGAACGTCGCCGACACCGCCAACGCCTTCTACGCCTGCGTCGACGTCAACGTGGGCGCGGCGGAGTGACTCACCACTCCCGGTGAACCGGTGGGCCCGCCTCCGGCCTCGGAGGCGGGCCCACCGCTGTCAGCGCCCGCCGAGCACGCCGAAGCGTGCGTCCACTCTGGACGCCGCGAGCGCCACCGCCCCCTGCGGCGCCGGCAGGCCGAACCCGGTGACCAGACCGTCGTCCACACAGGACAGCAGGTCCGCGGCGCGCAGCGCCCACGGCTCGTGCTCGACCGGGATCCGCAACGGGAGTCCGTACCACGTGGACATCAACCGCCAGCGCGCGGTGACGAACCGCTCGGCCTCGCCCGCCGCGATGCGCGGTCCGCACCGCACCCGCAGCTCCACCCCGACGTCGCCGCGGCGGACCCGGTAGCCGAGCTCGTTGCCGTCGCGGGAGGACTCGATGTCGGCGAACCGGTACGGCAGGCCCGCCACGGTGCGCGCGGCCCGCACGAACGCCCGGTTCGACGCCTCCAGGGTCGGGAACACCAGCCCGCGCCGGCCCCGCTCGTCGACGGCGTAGATCCGCACGTTGACCTCGGCGAACTCGCGCAGCCCACCCGGGGTCGGCACGCCCAGCACGGTCGGGACCGCCATCCGCAAGCCGACCAGGCCGATCCAGCCGGAACCGGCGAACACGTCGGGCCGGGTCCCGCGCGGCAGCAGCGGCCGCAGCACGGCGGGGTCGCACGGCCAGTGGACGAACACGACGTCGCGCCAGACCTGCTCGGTCAGCGGCCAGCGGACCCGGTGCGGCGCGGTGAGCGTCAGCGGCTCGGTCACCGGGACCCACCTCCTCCGGCGCGGCGTGCACGGCACCACACCCGAGGTTGGCACACCCGGCTGCGCGCAGCACGCGCTTCCCCACTGCCGGACGCCGCTGGGGCGGGGGACGTGCGCGCCCCCACGGGGATCGGACGTCTGGTCCCCGTGGGGGCGCACTCCTCCACGCCCCGAGCCGGGGTCATCCACCTCGGACAGTTCCGGTGAACGTGGCGAAGGCGATGATGTTGTCCCGGTAGCTGCGCGCCTCGCGGTCGAACGGCCCGCCGCAGGTGATCAGCCGCAGCTGCGGGTCAGGGGTGTCGCCGTAGACCTCGTCGCTGGGGAAGCCGGACTTGGGTTCCTGCGCCATGCGGTGCACCACGAACCGGGCCACCTGCCCGTCCGCGCGCCCGATCCGGACCTCGTCACCGGGCCGGAGCTCGTGCAGCCGCGCGAAGACCCCGTCCTGGCCGTCGCCGTTGACGTGCCCCAGCACCACGGCGGGCCCCAGCTCGCCCGGGGTGGGGCTGTAGCGGTACCAGCCGGCCTGCATCGGCTCGTGCACCGACGGGACGGCGACCGTCCCGTCCGGGTTGAGCCCGAGCGGGACCAGCGACGACCGCGCGGCGATCCGCGGGATCTCGATCCAGGTCGGCGGCGACGGCGCCAGCGCGGCCGCGGCCTGCACCGGCTGGGACGCGGGAGCCGGGGCGTCGAGGTGCAGGGGCCGGTCCGCCGGCGCCGAACAGGCCGACAACGCCAGCGAGAGCGCTGCGGCCACGAGGACCGGGGCGGTCGCGACCGCGCGACCGCCCCGGCTCCCCCGCGCGCGGGCAGGCACGGGCACCTCGACTGCCTCAGCGCGCACCCGCACGTCGGCGCCACGCCACCGCGGCGCCGCCCCCGACCAGGACGACCGCTGCCGCACCGCCGAGCACCGCCGGGCCGAACCCGGTCTCCTCCGGGCCACCCCCGGTCTCCGGCGCGCCGACCGGTCGCTGCGACACCTGACCGCGGCCGTCCGTCCGCGGTTCCGCCGGCCGCACGTCCGGTAGCGCGGGCCTGCTCTCCACCGGCCGCGCCTCCGGCGGCGCGGGAACGGTCTCCGCGGGCTGCGCCACCGGCTCCTGGGCAGGACGCTCCGGAGCCGGCGCGACGTCGGGCGCGTCCGCCCAGCTCACCGCCGCCGTCAGCGGCAGCGCCGCGGCCCCGGCCAGTGCGGCAGCCGCGAGGGTCCGACCAACATCCATGAGATCGCTTCCTCTCCGTTCGATCGGTCCGGGAGCTCCGGACGCCGACCAGCATGGAGAGCGGTTCTCAAGATCCCGTTCGCTCGATGTGAAGGACCTGTTCGATTCCCGGCCCGCCGCAGCAGTTGTGAAGATCCTGTACAGGTGCGACGCGAAAACCGCTCGGACGGCGCCGGCGGAGGCCATGATGTGCGCGTGAGCGCACACGTGCTGGTCGCCGAGGACGACCCCAAGCAGGCCGAACTGATCCGGCGCTACCTGGAGCGCGACGGCCACCGGGTGGCGCTGGTCGCCGACGGACGGGCCGCGATCGACGAGACCCGCCGACGCCGGCCCGACCTCATCGTGCTCGACGTGATGATGCCCAAGGTGGACGGACTGGACGTCTGCCGCGTGCTGCGCGCCGAGTCCGACGTGCCGATCGTGCTGCTCACCGCGCGGAGCACCGAGGACGACGTGCTGCTGGGCCTCGACCTCGGCGCGGACGACTACATCACCAAGCCCTACAGCCCGCGCCAGCTGGCCGCCCGGGTGCGGGCGATCCTGCGCCGGGTGCAGCGGGTCCGGGACCGCGGGCAGCAGCCGCTGCGGGTGGGCGACCTGGTGGTGGACGAGCAGCGCCACGAGGTGACGCTGGCCGACGCCCCGGTCGACTGCACGCCCGCGGAGTTCCGGGTGCTGGCGGCGCTGGCCGCCGAACCCGGCCGGGCGTTCACCCGCGGGCAGCTGCTCAGCCAGGCGTTCGGGGTGGACAAGTTCATCACCGAGCGCACCATCGACGTGCACGTGATGAACCTGCGCCGCAAGCTCGAACCCGATCCCCGCCGGCCGGTCCGGCTGCTCACCGTCTACGGCGTCGGCTACAAGCTGCAGGACTGCCCCGATGGCGCGTCGGCATAGCCTGCTGGCCCGGCTGCTGGCCATGTCCGTGGTGGTCGCCGGGTGCTCGATCGGGGCGACCGCCTGGCTGGCCGCGCAGAGCACCAGCGGGGCCATCAACCAGGAGATCGGCGAGAGCCTGGCCACCGACGCCACGATCTACGACGAGCTGCTCGGCTACGCCGCCCGGCACCCGCAGTGGTCCGGGGTCCAGCAGGTGGTGGCCGAGCTGTCCGAGCGCACCGGTCGCCGCATCGCGCTGACCACCCCGGCGCGGGAGGTGATCGCCGATTCCGGCGGGCCGCAGGACCCGCCGCTGCCGCGGACGCCGTCGGCGGTGGTCGACCCGCTCGCCGTCGACCCGGTGCTCAAGCCCGGGGTCGACGGCTCGGGCATCGACCCGCGGGCCGTGGGCCCCTACCAGCTGACCCCCGCCGAGCGCGCGGAGCTGACCGCCGCCGCGCAGCGCCAGGTCAGCTGCCTGCGCCGGGCCGGCGCGGACGGCCGGATCGTCGAGCTGCCCAACGGGCGCGCGACGGTCGAGGTCGTCTCCGGCGCACCGACGCAGGAGCAGACACCCTCGGAGCCGACGCCCCAGCAGCCACCGGCACCGGACCTGCTGCCGCCGGGCCGCCTGCCGTGGGCGGTGCCCGTCGAGACACCGGAGTCGTCGGCCCCCGCTCGCCCGCCGGCGGAGTCCTGCACGGCATCCCAGGTCATCACCGAGACCGAGCGCAAGGCCAACACCGAACTGCTGGCCCTGGTGAACGCCTGCCTGAGCAGGCAGGGCGCCGACCCACTGCCCGCTGAGGCCGCCGAGACCACGTGGCCCAACGGGCTGCGTGCCACGCCGGAGGACCAGCGCTGCGTGGACGCGGCGCGCCGGGAGCAGCTCGGCGCCCACGTCTCCCCCGCCGCGCAGCTGTTCATCACCAGGCCCGGCGACGACCGCGCCGCACCCGACCTGTCCACCGTGGGCGCCGCGCGCATCGCGTGGACCGCGCTGGTGGTCCTGGTGCTCACGGTGGGGGTGACCGCCCTGGCCGCCAGCCGACTGGTCCGGCCGATCCACGCGATCACCGCGGCGGCCCGGCGGATGGGCGGCGGCGACCGCTCCGCGCGGGTGCGCACCAGCGCGCGCGGCGAGATCGGCGAACTCGCCGCGGCGTTCAACGCCATGTCCGAGCAGGTCGAGCGCACCGAGCGGCAGCGCAAGACGATGGTCAGCGACGTCGCGCACGAACTGCGCACCCCGCTGGTGAACGTGCGCGGCTGGCTGGAGGCGGCGCAGGACGGGGTGGCCACCCTGGACCAGCCGCTGGTGGCCTCGCTGCTGGAGGAGACGCTGCTGCTGCAGCGGCTCGTCGACGACCTGCAGGACCTCGCCCTCGCCGACGCCGGCATGCTGCGCGTCCACCCCGAGCCGGTGCACCTCGGCGCGGTCCTGGAGCAGGTCGCCGCCGCGCACCGCGGCCGCGCCGAGGCCGGTGGCGTCGAGCTGGTCGCCGTCGTCGAGGGCGACCCGGACCTGTCCGCCGACCCGACCCGGCTGCGGCAGGCGCTGGGCAACCTGGTGTCCAACGCGCTGCGCCACACGCCCGCGGGCGGGCGCGTCTCGCTTCGGGGACGGCGGGCGGCCGACGAGGTGCTCATCGACGTCAGCGACACCGGGACCGGCATCGACCCCGACGCGCTGCCGCACGTGTTCGACCGGTTCTGGCGCGCGGAGAAGTCGCGCGGCCGGCACGGCGGCGGCAGCGGGCTCGGCTTGGCGATCACCCACCACCTGGTGGCCGCGCACGGCGGCAGCATCGACGTGCGCAGCACCGTCGGGGTGGGCACCACGTTCACCTTGCGCCTGCCCGCCGCGGGGCCCGCCGATCAGGACCGGGACGGCTAGCCGCGGCCCGGAGACGGCGGGCGGCGCCCCGGCGGGGCCGGGGACGCCTCGACGCTCAGCAGCCCGGGGCGCAGGGCTCGCCGTTGGTGGTGGAGCCGGCCGCCGGGAGCTCCGAGAGCTTGCGCGGCGGCGCGCCGTCGGTGTGCTCGGCGATGAGCTCGACGATCATCTTCGCGAACCGCGGGTCCGGGCCCGCCGTGCCCGCCCGGGCGAAGCCCATGCCCAGCTCGTCCGCCTTCTCCTTGGCCTCGTTGTCCAGGTCCCAGATGACCTCGAGGTGGTCGGAGACGAACCCGACCGGGCTGACCACCACCGACCGCACCCCCTTGGCGTGCAGGTCGTCCAGGTGGTCGCAGATGTCCGGCTCCAGCCACGGCACCTGCGGCGGGCCGGACCGCGACTGCCACACCACGTCGTAGCCGTCCACCCCGACCGCCTCGGCCACCAGCCGCGCCGCCTCGGCGACCTGGCGGGAGTACCACTGCGGCCGGCCGTCCGGGCCCTCCTGCTCGTCGGCCCGCAGCGGGACGGAGTGCGCGGTGAACACCAGCCGCGCCTGCTCGCGCTGCGCCGGGTCCAGCTCCTCGAACGCGCGGCGCACCGCGTCCGCGTTGGCCTCGACGAACAGCGGGTGGTCGAAGAACTGCCGCAGCTTCACCAGCTCCGGCGCCCGCTCACCGACCGACTCGCGCGCCCGCGCGATGTCCTCGTGGTACTGCTTGCACCCCGAGTAGCCGCCCCAGGCCGACGTGGCGAACACCAGCGCGCGCCGCACCCCGTCGTCGGCCATCCTCGCGACGGTGTCCTCGACCATCGGGTGCCAGTTGCGGTTGCCGAAGTAGACCGGCAGCTCCCGGCCCTGCGCCGCGAGCTCGGCCTCGAGCGCGGCGATGATCTCCTTGTTCAGCCGGTTGATCGGCGACACCCCGCCGAAGTGGTGGTAGTGCTCGGCGACCTCGTCGAGGCGTTCCGGCGGGACCCCCCTGCCTCTGGTCACGTTCTCCAGGAACGGCCGGACCTCATCGGGTCCCTCCGGACCGCCGAACGACAGGAACAGCAACGCGTCAAAGCTCACCCGACCATGATGGCCGCGCCGAGCCGAGCGCGCGCAGCCGGGGCCGCCGGCTGCGCGCGAGGACACACCTCAGACGCCCAGGGCGTGCACGCCGCCGTCGACCATGATCATCGAGCCGGTGGTCTTGGGCAGCCAGTCCGACAGCACCGCGCAGATCGACTTGGCGACCGGCGTCGGGTCGTCGACGTCCCACGGCAGCGGCGAGCGGTCGCTCCACCCGGCCTCGACGAGGTCGGTGAAGCCCGGGATGGACTTGGCCGCCATGGTCCGCACCGGACCGGCCGCGACCAGGTTGACCCGGATGCCCTTCGGACCCAGCTCCCGCGCCAGGTACCGGGTGGTGGACTCCAGGGCCGCCTTCGCCACGCCCATCCAGTCGTAGGACGGCCACGCGACGCGGGCGTCGAAGTCCATCCCGACGATCGAGCTGCCCTCGCCCAGCAGCGGCAGGGTGGCGGTGGCCAGCGACTTCATCGAGTACGCCGAGACCTCCAGCGCGGTGGCCACGTCCGACCACGGCGCGTCCAGGAAGCCGCCGCCCAGGCACGAGGCCGGGGCGAACCCGATGGAGTGCAGCACGCCGTCGAGGCCGTCGACGTGCTCCCGGACCCGGTCGGCCAGGCTGTTGAGGTGCTCCTCGTCGGTCACGTCCAGCTCGATCACGGGCGCGGGCTCGGGCAACCGGCCCGCGATGCGCTGCACCAGGCTCAGCCGGCCGTACCCGGTCAGCACCACCTCGGCACCCTGCTCCTGAGCGACCTTGGCCGCGTGGAACGCGATCGACGCGTCGGTGATCACCCCGGTGATCAGGATCCGCTTGCCTTCGAGCAAACCGCTCACGACTTCCTCCGCTGTGCTCCTCCCCGGGTGCGCGGGCGCCCGAGGCATCCATCGAAAACTGGTCTGGTCCCCGTGCCGCGACAGGCGCTCCGGCGACCGTCGCGCACCGGCGGGCGGTTCGGGCAGGCTGGTTCCGACGTCCGGCTACCCGCACCGGCGCGCGACGAGGACCCTGCGCGCGTCGAACGCGGGTCAGTGGCCCATCCCGAGACCGCCGTCGACCGGGATCACCGCACCGGTGATGTAGGCGGCCGCGTCCGAGGCCAGCCACTGCACGGTGCCCGCGACCTCCTCCGGCGAGGCGAACCGGGCCAGCGGGATCTGGCCGAAGATCTCCTTCTTGCGCTCCTCGGACAGCGCCTCGGTCATGTCCGTGGTGACGAAGCCGGGAGCGACCACGTTCGCCGTGATGCTGCGCGAGCCCAGCTCGCGGGCGATCGAGCGGGCCAGGCCGACCAGGCCCGCCTTGCTCGCCGCGTAGTTGGCCTGCCCGGCGCCGCCGGAGAGCCCGACCACCGACGAGATGAAGATCATCCGGCCCTTGCGGTTGCGCAGCATGCTGCTGGCCGCGCGCTTGGCCACCCGGTAGGACCCGGCCAGGTTGGCGTCGATGACCCGGCCGAACTGCTCCTCGCTCATCCGCAGCAGCAGGGTGTCGTCGGTGATGCCCGCGTTGGCCACCAGCACCTCGACCCGGCCGTGCGCCTCCTCGACCTCGTCGAAGGCCGCCGCCACCTGGTCCGGGTCGGTGACGTCGCACTGGACCCCGAACAGCCCCTCCGGCG
This region of Saccharopolyspora hordei genomic DNA includes:
- the fabG gene encoding 3-oxoacyl-ACP reductase FabG, yielding MARSVLVTGGNRGIGLAIAKAFQAAGDKVAVTHRGSGAPEGLFGVQCDVTDPDQVAAAFDEVEEAHGRVEVLVANAGITDDTLLLRMSEEQFGRVIDANLAGSYRVAKRAASSMLRNRKGRMIFISSVVGLSGGAGQANYAASKAGLVGLARSIARELGSRSITANVVAPGFVTTDMTEALSEERKKEIFGQIPLARFASPEEVAGTVQWLASDAAAYITGAVIPVDGGLGMGH